In one Haemophilus parainfluenzae genomic region, the following are encoded:
- a CDS encoding MgtC/SapB family protein — MENSFLFSTALEQTAYLLILGKMLLALVLGGIIGLERELKHKPVGVKTCAIIAVTTCVLTIVSIQAAEHYAQVSDNIRTDPMRLAAQVISGIGFLGAGVILHKKNDAISGLTTAAIIWAAAAIGVATGAGFIFDAIIATLMILIAIRISPIVQRYVRRKTYKKRTRLAIQLSSANGISKVTDLLLKHDYRIENISVKDQASGEVRLQVRCYNIDNEMLKDVYTLLKTEDEVLSVDVEN; from the coding sequence ATGGAAAATTCTTTTCTTTTTTCTACCGCTCTTGAACAGACGGCTTATTTACTTATCCTAGGGAAAATGCTACTCGCACTTGTACTTGGCGGGATTATTGGCTTAGAACGTGAACTTAAACACAAACCGGTTGGGGTCAAAACCTGCGCCATTATTGCGGTGACAACTTGTGTACTGACGATTGTCTCCATTCAAGCCGCGGAACATTATGCGCAAGTTTCAGATAATATCCGAACTGACCCTATGCGACTTGCCGCTCAAGTAATCAGTGGCATCGGTTTCTTAGGTGCAGGGGTAATTTTACACAAGAAAAATGATGCGATTTCAGGTTTAACCACTGCAGCAATAATCTGGGCTGCGGCAGCTATTGGTGTGGCAACAGGTGCTGGCTTTATTTTTGATGCGATTATTGCCACTTTAATGATTTTAATCGCCATCCGTATCAGCCCGATTGTGCAACGTTATGTTCGCCGTAAAACCTATAAAAAACGTACTCGCTTGGCTATTCAACTGAGTTCTGCAAACGGCATCAGTAAAGTGACCGATTTATTATTGAAACATGATTACCGCATTGAAAATATTTCGGTAAAAGATCAAGCTAGCGGCGAAGTTCGCTTGCAAGTCCGATGCTACAACATTGATAATGAAATGCTAAAAGATGTCTATACGCTGTTAAAAACAGAAGATGAAGTACTGAGTGTAGATGTAGAAAATTAA
- the tnaC gene encoding tryptophanase leader peptide: MLNLLSPNQTWVIIDPRLSFYFPIIH, encoded by the coding sequence ATGCTGAACTTGCTATCTCCTAACCAAACTTGGGTTATTATTGATCCAAGATTATCTTTTTATTTTCCCATAATTCATTAA